One part of the Nymphaea colorata isolate Beijing-Zhang1983 chromosome 8, ASM883128v2, whole genome shotgun sequence genome encodes these proteins:
- the LOC116259688 gene encoding oxysterol-binding protein-related protein 1C-like isoform X12 produces the protein MLYVGFNYPHVRRRKKLPDPIEKEKGVSLWSMIKDNIGKDLTKVCLPVYFNEPLSSLQKCFEDLEYSYLIDRAYEWGKRGNSLMRILNIAAFAVSGYASTEGRHCKPFNPLLGETYEADYPDKGIRFFSEKVSHHPMIVACHCEGRGWKFWGDSNLKSKFWGRSIQLDPVGVLTLEFDDGMVLQWSKVTTSIYNLILGKLYCDHYGTMRIQGNCEYSCKLKFKEQSIIDRNPHQVHGIVQDRSGKTVATLFGKWDESMHYVRGDCSGKSKESLPEAHLLWKRNKPAEYPTRYNLTRFAITLNELTPGLKEKLPPTDSRLRPDQRCLENGEYELANAEKLRLEQRQRQARKMQERGWKPRWFAKDKASDTYRYIGGYWETRESGRWDSCPDIFGHVAVDQQLLE, from the exons ATGCTGTATGTTGGTTTTAATTATCCACATGTTAGAAGGCGTAAAAAGTTGCCAGATCCTATTGAAAAGGAGAAGGGTGTTAGCCTCTGGTCGATGATTAAAGACAATATAGGGAAGGATCTTACAAAAGTTTGTCTTCCAGTTTACTTCAATGAACCACTTTCTTCCCTACAGAAATGTTTTGAAGATTTGGAGTATTCTTATCTTATTGATCGAGCTTACGAGTGGGGTAAGAGG GGGAATAGCTTGATGAGGATTCTGAATATAGCTGCATTTGCAGTGTCTGGTTATGCCTCCACAGAAGGGAGACACTGCAAGCCGTTTAATCCACTTCTTGGAGAGACATATGAGGCTGATTACCCTGATAAGGGAATCCGTTTCTTCTCAGAGAAG GTAAGCCATCACCCAATGATTGTTGCTTGCCATTGTGAAGGTCGAGGATGGAAATTTTGGGGGGATAGTAACCTAAAGAGTAAATTTTGGGGCCGTTCCATTCAGCTTGATCCTGTTGGTGTATTAACTTTAGAGTTTGATGATGGAATGGTTCTCCAATGGAGCAAG GTCACGACATCCATTTATAACCTTATTTTGGGTAAACTATACTGTGACCATTATGGCACCATGAGGATACAAGGAAACTGCGAATATTCATGTAAGCTAAAATTCAAGGAGCAGTCCATCATAGATCGGAACCCACACCAG GTTCATGGAATTGTGCAAGATAGAAGTGGGAAAACAGTCGCCACACTATTTGGAAAATGGGATGAAAGCATGCATTATGTGAGAGGAGATTGCTCTGGTAAAAGCAAGGAGTCGCTGCCTGAAGCTCACTTGTTATGGAAAAGGAACAAACCAGCAGAATATCCTACTAGATATAACCTCACTCGTTTTGCCATTACGTTGAATGAACTCACTCCTGGTTTGAAG GAAAAATTGCCCCCGACAGATTCAAGGCTAAGACCAGATCAGAGGTGTCTGGAGAATGGTGAATATGAGCTAGCAAATGCAGAGAAGCTGAGATTAGAGCAGCGGCAACGGCAG GCAAGGAAGATGCAGGAGAGGGGCTGGAAGCCAAGATGGTTCGCAAAGGACAAAGCCAGTGACACCTATAGGTACATTGGTGGGTATTGGGAGACCAGGGAAAGCGGCCGGTGGGACTCCTGCCCGGACATATTTGGGCACGTCGCAGTCGATCAGCAGCTGCTCGAGTGA
- the LOC116258737 gene encoding uncharacterized protein LOC116258737 isoform X3, producing MWKLNKSIAKELLPTQPVDFAIEPWWGVCLVNFTLEEFRKLTEEEASTIDKICKEEGNSYFLFDAQIIKGLYQRGLIYFDVPVYPDDRFKVCRLEGFVSNREQSYEDPIEELLYAVFVVSNENATVAELASTLQADLSQLQTAASFACRLGWAVKVIDPASVLQELNLPASLQSDEDVGSRASASSADLPADGSRVAQGHDTGLEKMKGISGPTRVAFLVDANITSYLMMGSVSPGLKSHAVTLYEAGKLGDASIADLCKDLTTLEGTKFEGELQEFANHAFSLRCVLQCLKSGVISDDTLGEAEESSEILCESEDGTEISLACDNTISLHDDAISNSTEAQTTTNDSHLQLSPHENLKDENECAESVSSSNSIERLSSEHVATNNTDKLEDLKIEDKLVNDEKVRFSDLSDIGNSMVKKKGGYHVDVLRCESLAGLAPATLDRLFNRDYDIIISMIPLPSTSVLPGAAGPIHFGPPTYSSMTPWMKLVLYSSAGIGPLSVVLVKGQRLRLLPAPLAGCAKALIWSWDGSTAGGLGGKFEGNLVSGTILLHCLNSLLKYSAVLVQPLNKYDLDDSGKPVTKDIALPLKNGSLTHIGKETGLCDEESAKLEQLLNDLSIKIKLWTIGYIRLIKLCKVKEVQHHQPENEDYEWVPLSIEFGIPLFNPKLCSTICQKIASSDLLQSESLSEHYEAMHALRKRLVEICSEYHATGPVARVLYQREQAKDSTRHLLNYASGRWKLESSVPIMGTVPEHQRHKLWSRQRGRFEILIFDGSILRSYALPSLYEAAACSSDDSSLHESQSSSTTHGPSDDADSQHVPLPGLNLVFDGSQLNPFDICACLQARQPVSLIAEASATSMSMMQRR from the exons ATGTGGAAGCTTAACAAGTCCATTGCCAAGGAGTTGTTGCCAACACAGCCTGTTGATTTCGCCATTGAGCCATGGTGGGGTGTTTGCCTTGTTAATTTCACTTTGGAAGAGTTCAGG AAACTCACTGAAGAGGAAGCATCCACAATTGACAAGATCTGCAAGGAGGAAGGAAATTCGTACTTCCTTTTTGATGCTCAGATCATAAAGGGTCTCTACCAGCGAGGACTGATCTACTTTGATGTTCCTGTTTATCCAGATGATCGGTTCAAAG TCTGCAGGCTGGAAGGTTTTGTTTCTAATCGGGAACAGTCGTATGAGGACCCAATTGAGGA GTTACTTTATgctgtttttgttgtttcaaatgaaaatgcTACAGTTGCTGAATTGGCTTCAACACTACAAGCAGACCTTTCTCAGCTGCAAACTGCTGCATCTTTTGCTTGCCGACTAGGCTGGGCTGTTAAAGTAATCGATCCGGCTTCAGTTCTTCAAGAGCTGAATTTGCCTGCCTCTCTTCAGAGTGATGAAGATGTTGGTTCTCGTGCAAGTGCCAGCTCAGCAGACCTTCCTGCTGATGGAAGTCGAGTAGCTCAAGGACATGACACTGGGTTAGAAAAAATGAAGGGAATTTCTGGGCCTACACGTGTTGCTTTTCTCGTGGATGCTAACATAACATCTTATTTGATGATGGGTTCAGTTTCACCAG GGTTGAAATCTCATGCTGTAACACTTTATGAAGCTGGAAAGCTTGGTGATGCTAGCATTGCAGATCTGTGTAAAGACCTTACAACATTAGAAGGAACCAAATTTGAGGGTGAATTGCAGGAATTTGCTAATCATGCATTCAGCCTCCGATGTGTGCTGCAGTGCCTTAAATCTGGAGTGATTTCAGATGATACATTAGGTGAAGCAGAAGAAAGTTCAGAAATTTTATGTGAATCTGAAGACGGTACAGAAATTTCTTTAGCCTGTGATAACACTATCTCCTTGCACGATGATGCAATATCTAATTCAACTGAGGCTCAGACAACTACCAATGATAGTCATTTGCAGTTATCTCCTCATGAAAATCTCAaggatgaaaatgaatgtgCTGAATCTGTTAGCAGTAGTAACAGTATTGAGAGATTGAGTTCAGAACATGTGGCAACAAATAACACTGACAAACTTGAAGATTTGAAGATAGAAGATAAGCTTGTGAATGATGAAAAAGTGAGGTTTTCTGACCTGTCTGATATTGGTAATAGTATGGTAAAAAAGAAAGGTGGCTATCATGTAGATGTTCTACGTTGTGAAAGTTTGGCAGGCTTAGCACCTGCAACTTTAGACCGACTTTTTAATCGTGACTATGATATCATTATATCAATGATTCCTCTACCTTCTACATCAGTTTTGCCTGGTGCTGCAGGTCCTATCCACTTTGGTCCTCCCACTTACTCTTCTATGACTCCATGGATGAAACTGGTCTTATACTCATCTGCAGGTATTGGGCCTTTATCAGTTGTGTTAGTTAAAGGACAACGTCTGAGACTGCTTCCTGCACCCTTAGCAGGATGTGCCAAAGCACTAATATGGAGTTGGGATGGATCCACAGCTGGAGGATTAGGAGGCAAGTTTGAGGGGAACTTGGTCAGTGGAACTATACTACTGCATTGCCTAAACTCACTTCTGAAATACTCAGCTGTACTTGTACAACCTCTGAATAAGTATGATCTTGACGATTCTGGAAAGCCCGTTACAAAGGATATTGCTCTGCCTTTAAAGAATGGTTCTCTTACTCATATTGGTAAAGAAACCGGGCTATGTGATGAAGAAAGTGCGAAATTGGAGCAGCTACTGAATGATCTGTCTATCAAGATAAAGTTATGGACAATTGGTTACATTCGCTTGATTAAGCTCTGCAAAGTAAAAGAAGTTCAACATCACCAGCCAGAAAATGAAGACTATGAGTGGGTTCCTTTAAGCATTGAATTTGGGATTCCACTTTTCAACCCAAAATTATGTAGCACTATCTGTCAAAAGATTGCTTCCTCCGATCTACTTCAGTCAGAATCTCTTTCAGAACATTATGAAGCAATGCATGCTTTGAGAAAAAGGTTAGTTGAGATTTGCTCTGAGTATCATGCAACAGGTCCTGTTGCTAGGGTTTTGTATCAAAGAGAACAAGCAAAAGACTCTACTCGACATCTGCTAAACTATGCTAGTGGAAGATGGAAGTTGGAATCCTCAGTTCCAATAATGGGAACAGTCCCTGAACATCAGAGGCACAAACTCTGGAGTCGGCAACGTGGccgttttgaaattttgatctttGATGGGAGCATTCTCAG ATCATACGCCCTCCCTTCTCTGTATGAGGCTGCAGCATGTTCTAGTGATGACTCCTCGTTACATGAATCACAGTCGTCAAGCACAACACACGGGCCTTCAGATGATGCTGACAGCCAACATGTTCCTTTACCTGGTTTAAATCTTGTGTTTGATGGGTCTCAGTTGAACCCTTTTGATATATGTGCTTGCCTGCAGGCACGGCAACCAGTTTCTTTAATAGCAGAGGCTTCAGCCACCTCTATGTCTATGATGCAGAGAAGATAG
- the LOC116258737 gene encoding uncharacterized protein LOC116258737 isoform X1, with protein sequence MHRVPATIEEQLFLKAIKEECPWENLPKRLQATFSKEEWTRRVIDYCIKKRLQWNTCFARKLWKEGDYYEEMMRYLRKSLALFPYHLAEYICRVLRVSPFRYYCDMIFEVMKNEQPYDSIPNFSAADALRLTGIGRNEFIDLMNKCRSKKIMWKLNKSIAKELLPTQPVDFAIEPWWGVCLVNFTLEEFRKLTEEEASTIDKICKEEGNSYFLFDAQIIKGLYQRGLIYFDVPVYPDDRFKVCRLEGFVSNREQSYEDPIEELLYAVFVVSNENATVAELASTLQADLSQLQTAASFACRLGWAVKVIDPASVLQELNLPASLQSDEDVGSRASASSADLPADGSRVAQGHDTGLEKMKGISGPTRVAFLVDANITSYLMMGSVSPGLKSHAVTLYEAGKLGDASIADLCKDLTTLEGTKFEGELQEFANHAFSLRCVLQCLKSGVISDDTLGEAEESSEILCESEDGTEISLACDNTISLHDDAISNSTEAQTTTNDSHLQLSPHENLKDENECAESVSSSNSIERLSSEHVATNNTDKLEDLKIEDKLVNDEKVRFSDLSDIGNSMVKKKGGYHVDVLRCESLAGLAPATLDRLFNRDYDIIISMIPLPSTSVLPGAAGPIHFGPPTYSSMTPWMKLVLYSSAGIGPLSVVLVKGQRLRLLPAPLAGCAKALIWSWDGSTAGGLGGKFEGNLVSGTILLHCLNSLLKYSAVLVQPLNKYDLDDSGKPVTKDIALPLKNGSLTHIGKETGLCDEESAKLEQLLNDLSIKIKLWTIGYIRLIKLCKVKEVQHHQPENEDYEWVPLSIEFGIPLFNPKLCSTICQKIASSDLLQSESLSEHYEAMHALRKRLVEICSEYHATGPVARVLYQREQAKDSTRHLLNYASGRWKLESSVPIMGTVPEHQRHKLWSRQRGRFEILIFDGSILRSYALPSLYEAAACSSDDSSLHESQSSSTTHGPSDDADSQHVPLPGLNLVFDGSQLNPFDICACLQARQPVSLIAEASATSMSMMQRR encoded by the exons ATGCATCGTGTCCCAGCTACTATTGAGGAACAGCTATTTTTAAAGGCTATAAAGGAAGAATGCCCTTGGGAAAACCTCCCAAAACGACTTCAGGCTACCTTCTCTAAAGAAGAATGGACTAGAAG GGTCATAGATTATTGCATTAAAAAGCGACTCCAGTGGAATACTTGTTTTGCTCGTAAATTATGGAAAGAAGGGGACTACTATGAAGAAATGATGCGTTACTTGCGTAAGAGTCTAGCG CTTTTCCCATATCATCTCGCTGAGTACATTTGCCGAGTTCTGAGAGTGTCACCCTTCAGATATTACTGTGATATGATATTTGAAGTGATGAAAAATG AACAACCATATGACAGTATTCCAAACTTTAGTGCTGCAGATGCTTTACGGCTTACTGGGATTGGAAGGAATGAATTTATTGATCTCATGAACAAATGCAGATCCAAG AAAATTATGTGGAAGCTTAACAAGTCCATTGCCAAGGAGTTGTTGCCAACACAGCCTGTTGATTTCGCCATTGAGCCATGGTGGGGTGTTTGCCTTGTTAATTTCACTTTGGAAGAGTTCAGG AAACTCACTGAAGAGGAAGCATCCACAATTGACAAGATCTGCAAGGAGGAAGGAAATTCGTACTTCCTTTTTGATGCTCAGATCATAAAGGGTCTCTACCAGCGAGGACTGATCTACTTTGATGTTCCTGTTTATCCAGATGATCGGTTCAAAG TCTGCAGGCTGGAAGGTTTTGTTTCTAATCGGGAACAGTCGTATGAGGACCCAATTGAGGA GTTACTTTATgctgtttttgttgtttcaaatgaaaatgcTACAGTTGCTGAATTGGCTTCAACACTACAAGCAGACCTTTCTCAGCTGCAAACTGCTGCATCTTTTGCTTGCCGACTAGGCTGGGCTGTTAAAGTAATCGATCCGGCTTCAGTTCTTCAAGAGCTGAATTTGCCTGCCTCTCTTCAGAGTGATGAAGATGTTGGTTCTCGTGCAAGTGCCAGCTCAGCAGACCTTCCTGCTGATGGAAGTCGAGTAGCTCAAGGACATGACACTGGGTTAGAAAAAATGAAGGGAATTTCTGGGCCTACACGTGTTGCTTTTCTCGTGGATGCTAACATAACATCTTATTTGATGATGGGTTCAGTTTCACCAG GGTTGAAATCTCATGCTGTAACACTTTATGAAGCTGGAAAGCTTGGTGATGCTAGCATTGCAGATCTGTGTAAAGACCTTACAACATTAGAAGGAACCAAATTTGAGGGTGAATTGCAGGAATTTGCTAATCATGCATTCAGCCTCCGATGTGTGCTGCAGTGCCTTAAATCTGGAGTGATTTCAGATGATACATTAGGTGAAGCAGAAGAAAGTTCAGAAATTTTATGTGAATCTGAAGACGGTACAGAAATTTCTTTAGCCTGTGATAACACTATCTCCTTGCACGATGATGCAATATCTAATTCAACTGAGGCTCAGACAACTACCAATGATAGTCATTTGCAGTTATCTCCTCATGAAAATCTCAaggatgaaaatgaatgtgCTGAATCTGTTAGCAGTAGTAACAGTATTGAGAGATTGAGTTCAGAACATGTGGCAACAAATAACACTGACAAACTTGAAGATTTGAAGATAGAAGATAAGCTTGTGAATGATGAAAAAGTGAGGTTTTCTGACCTGTCTGATATTGGTAATAGTATGGTAAAAAAGAAAGGTGGCTATCATGTAGATGTTCTACGTTGTGAAAGTTTGGCAGGCTTAGCACCTGCAACTTTAGACCGACTTTTTAATCGTGACTATGATATCATTATATCAATGATTCCTCTACCTTCTACATCAGTTTTGCCTGGTGCTGCAGGTCCTATCCACTTTGGTCCTCCCACTTACTCTTCTATGACTCCATGGATGAAACTGGTCTTATACTCATCTGCAGGTATTGGGCCTTTATCAGTTGTGTTAGTTAAAGGACAACGTCTGAGACTGCTTCCTGCACCCTTAGCAGGATGTGCCAAAGCACTAATATGGAGTTGGGATGGATCCACAGCTGGAGGATTAGGAGGCAAGTTTGAGGGGAACTTGGTCAGTGGAACTATACTACTGCATTGCCTAAACTCACTTCTGAAATACTCAGCTGTACTTGTACAACCTCTGAATAAGTATGATCTTGACGATTCTGGAAAGCCCGTTACAAAGGATATTGCTCTGCCTTTAAAGAATGGTTCTCTTACTCATATTGGTAAAGAAACCGGGCTATGTGATGAAGAAAGTGCGAAATTGGAGCAGCTACTGAATGATCTGTCTATCAAGATAAAGTTATGGACAATTGGTTACATTCGCTTGATTAAGCTCTGCAAAGTAAAAGAAGTTCAACATCACCAGCCAGAAAATGAAGACTATGAGTGGGTTCCTTTAAGCATTGAATTTGGGATTCCACTTTTCAACCCAAAATTATGTAGCACTATCTGTCAAAAGATTGCTTCCTCCGATCTACTTCAGTCAGAATCTCTTTCAGAACATTATGAAGCAATGCATGCTTTGAGAAAAAGGTTAGTTGAGATTTGCTCTGAGTATCATGCAACAGGTCCTGTTGCTAGGGTTTTGTATCAAAGAGAACAAGCAAAAGACTCTACTCGACATCTGCTAAACTATGCTAGTGGAAGATGGAAGTTGGAATCCTCAGTTCCAATAATGGGAACAGTCCCTGAACATCAGAGGCACAAACTCTGGAGTCGGCAACGTGGccgttttgaaattttgatctttGATGGGAGCATTCTCAG ATCATACGCCCTCCCTTCTCTGTATGAGGCTGCAGCATGTTCTAGTGATGACTCCTCGTTACATGAATCACAGTCGTCAAGCACAACACACGGGCCTTCAGATGATGCTGACAGCCAACATGTTCCTTTACCTGGTTTAAATCTTGTGTTTGATGGGTCTCAGTTGAACCCTTTTGATATATGTGCTTGCCTGCAGGCACGGCAACCAGTTTCTTTAATAGCAGAGGCTTCAGCCACCTCTATGTCTATGATGCAGAGAAGATAG
- the LOC116258737 gene encoding uncharacterized protein LOC116258737 isoform X2, protein MIFEVMKNEQPYDSIPNFSAADALRLTGIGRNEFIDLMNKCRSKKIMWKLNKSIAKELLPTQPVDFAIEPWWGVCLVNFTLEEFRKLTEEEASTIDKICKEEGNSYFLFDAQIIKGLYQRGLIYFDVPVYPDDRFKVCRLEGFVSNREQSYEDPIEELLYAVFVVSNENATVAELASTLQADLSQLQTAASFACRLGWAVKVIDPASVLQELNLPASLQSDEDVGSRASASSADLPADGSRVAQGHDTGLEKMKGISGPTRVAFLVDANITSYLMMGSVSPGLKSHAVTLYEAGKLGDASIADLCKDLTTLEGTKFEGELQEFANHAFSLRCVLQCLKSGVISDDTLGEAEESSEILCESEDGTEISLACDNTISLHDDAISNSTEAQTTTNDSHLQLSPHENLKDENECAESVSSSNSIERLSSEHVATNNTDKLEDLKIEDKLVNDEKVRFSDLSDIGNSMVKKKGGYHVDVLRCESLAGLAPATLDRLFNRDYDIIISMIPLPSTSVLPGAAGPIHFGPPTYSSMTPWMKLVLYSSAGIGPLSVVLVKGQRLRLLPAPLAGCAKALIWSWDGSTAGGLGGKFEGNLVSGTILLHCLNSLLKYSAVLVQPLNKYDLDDSGKPVTKDIALPLKNGSLTHIGKETGLCDEESAKLEQLLNDLSIKIKLWTIGYIRLIKLCKVKEVQHHQPENEDYEWVPLSIEFGIPLFNPKLCSTICQKIASSDLLQSESLSEHYEAMHALRKRLVEICSEYHATGPVARVLYQREQAKDSTRHLLNYASGRWKLESSVPIMGTVPEHQRHKLWSRQRGRFEILIFDGSILRSYALPSLYEAAACSSDDSSLHESQSSSTTHGPSDDADSQHVPLPGLNLVFDGSQLNPFDICACLQARQPVSLIAEASATSMSMMQRR, encoded by the exons ATGATATTTGAAGTGATGAAAAATG AACAACCATATGACAGTATTCCAAACTTTAGTGCTGCAGATGCTTTACGGCTTACTGGGATTGGAAGGAATGAATTTATTGATCTCATGAACAAATGCAGATCCAAG AAAATTATGTGGAAGCTTAACAAGTCCATTGCCAAGGAGTTGTTGCCAACACAGCCTGTTGATTTCGCCATTGAGCCATGGTGGGGTGTTTGCCTTGTTAATTTCACTTTGGAAGAGTTCAGG AAACTCACTGAAGAGGAAGCATCCACAATTGACAAGATCTGCAAGGAGGAAGGAAATTCGTACTTCCTTTTTGATGCTCAGATCATAAAGGGTCTCTACCAGCGAGGACTGATCTACTTTGATGTTCCTGTTTATCCAGATGATCGGTTCAAAG TCTGCAGGCTGGAAGGTTTTGTTTCTAATCGGGAACAGTCGTATGAGGACCCAATTGAGGA GTTACTTTATgctgtttttgttgtttcaaatgaaaatgcTACAGTTGCTGAATTGGCTTCAACACTACAAGCAGACCTTTCTCAGCTGCAAACTGCTGCATCTTTTGCTTGCCGACTAGGCTGGGCTGTTAAAGTAATCGATCCGGCTTCAGTTCTTCAAGAGCTGAATTTGCCTGCCTCTCTTCAGAGTGATGAAGATGTTGGTTCTCGTGCAAGTGCCAGCTCAGCAGACCTTCCTGCTGATGGAAGTCGAGTAGCTCAAGGACATGACACTGGGTTAGAAAAAATGAAGGGAATTTCTGGGCCTACACGTGTTGCTTTTCTCGTGGATGCTAACATAACATCTTATTTGATGATGGGTTCAGTTTCACCAG GGTTGAAATCTCATGCTGTAACACTTTATGAAGCTGGAAAGCTTGGTGATGCTAGCATTGCAGATCTGTGTAAAGACCTTACAACATTAGAAGGAACCAAATTTGAGGGTGAATTGCAGGAATTTGCTAATCATGCATTCAGCCTCCGATGTGTGCTGCAGTGCCTTAAATCTGGAGTGATTTCAGATGATACATTAGGTGAAGCAGAAGAAAGTTCAGAAATTTTATGTGAATCTGAAGACGGTACAGAAATTTCTTTAGCCTGTGATAACACTATCTCCTTGCACGATGATGCAATATCTAATTCAACTGAGGCTCAGACAACTACCAATGATAGTCATTTGCAGTTATCTCCTCATGAAAATCTCAaggatgaaaatgaatgtgCTGAATCTGTTAGCAGTAGTAACAGTATTGAGAGATTGAGTTCAGAACATGTGGCAACAAATAACACTGACAAACTTGAAGATTTGAAGATAGAAGATAAGCTTGTGAATGATGAAAAAGTGAGGTTTTCTGACCTGTCTGATATTGGTAATAGTATGGTAAAAAAGAAAGGTGGCTATCATGTAGATGTTCTACGTTGTGAAAGTTTGGCAGGCTTAGCACCTGCAACTTTAGACCGACTTTTTAATCGTGACTATGATATCATTATATCAATGATTCCTCTACCTTCTACATCAGTTTTGCCTGGTGCTGCAGGTCCTATCCACTTTGGTCCTCCCACTTACTCTTCTATGACTCCATGGATGAAACTGGTCTTATACTCATCTGCAGGTATTGGGCCTTTATCAGTTGTGTTAGTTAAAGGACAACGTCTGAGACTGCTTCCTGCACCCTTAGCAGGATGTGCCAAAGCACTAATATGGAGTTGGGATGGATCCACAGCTGGAGGATTAGGAGGCAAGTTTGAGGGGAACTTGGTCAGTGGAACTATACTACTGCATTGCCTAAACTCACTTCTGAAATACTCAGCTGTACTTGTACAACCTCTGAATAAGTATGATCTTGACGATTCTGGAAAGCCCGTTACAAAGGATATTGCTCTGCCTTTAAAGAATGGTTCTCTTACTCATATTGGTAAAGAAACCGGGCTATGTGATGAAGAAAGTGCGAAATTGGAGCAGCTACTGAATGATCTGTCTATCAAGATAAAGTTATGGACAATTGGTTACATTCGCTTGATTAAGCTCTGCAAAGTAAAAGAAGTTCAACATCACCAGCCAGAAAATGAAGACTATGAGTGGGTTCCTTTAAGCATTGAATTTGGGATTCCACTTTTCAACCCAAAATTATGTAGCACTATCTGTCAAAAGATTGCTTCCTCCGATCTACTTCAGTCAGAATCTCTTTCAGAACATTATGAAGCAATGCATGCTTTGAGAAAAAGGTTAGTTGAGATTTGCTCTGAGTATCATGCAACAGGTCCTGTTGCTAGGGTTTTGTATCAAAGAGAACAAGCAAAAGACTCTACTCGACATCTGCTAAACTATGCTAGTGGAAGATGGAAGTTGGAATCCTCAGTTCCAATAATGGGAACAGTCCCTGAACATCAGAGGCACAAACTCTGGAGTCGGCAACGTGGccgttttgaaattttgatctttGATGGGAGCATTCTCAG ATCATACGCCCTCCCTTCTCTGTATGAGGCTGCAGCATGTTCTAGTGATGACTCCTCGTTACATGAATCACAGTCGTCAAGCACAACACACGGGCCTTCAGATGATGCTGACAGCCAACATGTTCCTTTACCTGGTTTAAATCTTGTGTTTGATGGGTCTCAGTTGAACCCTTTTGATATATGTGCTTGCCTGCAGGCACGGCAACCAGTTTCTTTAATAGCAGAGGCTTCAGCCACCTCTATGTCTATGATGCAGAGAAGATAG